AGACCTGCTCGGCGGCTTCGAAATCCGACATTTCGGCTTGGAGCTGAGCCAAAATCCGTCCGGCGATGGGCATTTGTTCGCGGGTCGGGGCAGGGGCGTCCAGCAGCACCACGCGTGACATCACGACGAGGTCCAAGTAGTAGAACCGGAGGTCAACGGCGCGTTCGCCTTCCGTGGCACCCGGCAGCGTAACGTTGTCGCGTTCCAAGTCCTCGTATTGTCCCCGGAGCATTTGGTCGATTTCACCCAGGACGACTTCGTCTTCTCGAGTGATTGGCAGCGTTTCCAGCGAAACGAATCCGCCGCCGGGCAGATCGAACGTGGCACCCTGGTCGCCTTCGTCTTCGGCTCGCTCGACCAGCGTCCAGTTGTCTGGGTACAGCAGTTTCAGGCCGAAGCCTTCGAAAGTCGCGGGCATGTGTTTGTTCAGTCGTTTTGGGGGCCGGACAATCGCTGACGCAGGTCATCGGGCACGTCGGTTTTGACCAGTTTGCCGCCCGCTTTCAGGTCGCAGCACACGGCGGTGATTTTGCCGGTGGCGATGCGGCGGCCTTCGCAGGTCAATTCGAAGCGATAGCTGATGCTGGATTGACCGATACGGTCGACATGCAAATCAATCTGCAGGATGTCTTCGAATCGGGCGGGGCCGTGAAAGTCGCAACTGGCGGCGACTCGGGGCCAAGTCAATCGTTCCTCGGATTCGTGGTGCGGCATCACGGGGATGCCGACCGATCGCAGGAACTCGTGTTCGGCCGCTTCCATCATGGGGAAGAAAGCCGAGAAGTGGACG
Above is a genomic segment from Rhodopirellula bahusiensis containing:
- a CDS encoding acyl-CoA thioesterase; amino-acid sequence: MNDSASDGAPSQRAPVYQTQRRVEFRDTDAAGIVHFSAFFPMMEAAEHEFLRSVGIPVMPHHESEERLTWPRVAASCDFHGPARFEDILQIDLHVDRIGQSSISYRFELTCEGRRIATGKITAVCCDLKAGGKLVKTDVPDDLRQRLSGPQND